The sequence CTCGTCTGATATTCCTGTTTCATTAGAAGGAAAAGAAGTGATTTTGATTGATGATGTACTTTTTACAGGACGGACGATACGAGCTGCAATGGATGCAGTAATGGATCTTGGTCGACCTAGAAAAATTTCATTAGCTGTCTTAGTGGATAGAGGGCACAGAGAGCTTCCGATTAGAGCGGATTATGTTGGTAAAAATATCCCGACTTCAATGGCAGAAGAAATCATTGTTGAAGTAGAAGAAAAAGACGGAGCAGATCGGATTTTGATCGCAAGCACAGAAGAGTAAAAAATACAATAGCAAAGATAGGGTAGGTTGAGATGACAGAAAAGAAATTTCGTAATGATGAAGCAGTTTTAGATATTCACGATAGACCGAAGACAGTACATTGGGTTGGCTTAAGCTTACAGCATTTATTCACAATGTTTGGTGCAACAGTATTAGTGCCAATTTTAGTAGGAATCGATCCAGGAATCGCTTTAGTTAGTTCGGGACTTGGCACAATCGTCTATTTATTCGTAACAAAAGGGAAAATTCCAGCTTATCTAGGAAGTAGTTTTGCCTTTATCGCGGCAATGCAGATGCTAATGAAAAGTGATGGCTATCCAGCAATCGCTCAAGGTGCTATAACAACAGGATTAGTTTATCTAATCGTTTCCATCATTATAAGTAAAATCGGCTCAGCTTGGTTAGATAAAATTCTACCACCGATCGTAGTAGGTCCCGTTGTAATGGTCATTGGATTAGGGCTTGCTTCTAATGCTGCAAATAACGCCATGTTCAATAACGGAGAGTATGATTTTAAATTCATTGCGGTTGCTTTGATCACACTGGGATTAACAATCTTTTATAACATGTTTTTCAAAGGATTTTTAGGCTTGATTCCAATTTTACTAGGAATCGTCAGTGGGTATCTCGTTGCATTAGTATTCGGTATCGTAGACATTGAACCAATCAAAAATGCAGCTTGGTTTGCTATGCCAAACTTTGAAATACCTTTTGTTCAATATCAACCTAAACTATATTTAAATGCAATCACAACAATGGCCCCAATAGCATTTGTCACGATGACAGAGCATATCGGACACTTAATGGTTTTAAATAAACTAACCAAACGCAATTTCTTCCAAGAGCCTGGGTTATCAAAAACATTAATGGGTGACGGTGCTGCACAGATTGTAGCAGGGTTGGTTGGTGGACCGCCTGTTACAAGTTACGGTGAAAATATCGGTGTTCTAGCAATTACACGAGTACACAGTGTGTTCGTTATTGCAGGGGCAGCGGTCTTCGCTGTTGGACTTGGTTTTGTAGGGAAATTAAGTGCAATCATTTTAAGTATCCCTGGTCCAGTTATTTCAGGTATCAGCTTCGTCTTATTCGGAGTCATCGCAGCCAGCGGGTTGAAAATCTTGATAGATAATCAAATCAACTTTGACAAGAAAAAGAATTTACTGATTGCATCAGTGATCTTAGTTATCGGTATCGGCGGCTTAGTCTTTAAATTAGATACCTTCGAGTTATCATCGATGGCATTAGCCACAGTTTTAGGAATTATCCTAAACTTGATTTTACCTGAAACAGCACGTAGTGAAGAAAAAGTCTAACTAGCGAAGTGGAACGTTGTTACTATCGTTATCTAGCTTCAAGAGCTAGCCTTTCGGGAAAAAGATAAAATATGCTGTGACAAAAAGCGTCACAAACGTATTTTCCTGTCAAGGCTGATCGAACTCTTTCAGCTTTTAAAATAAGGAGGAAAACGAATGATCATAACATCTGAACGTATCAGTTTGAAACATCTGTTAACCGTAGAAGCATTAAGTGATCAAGAAGTTATGGGCTTGATCCACCGTGCGCAAGAGTTTAAACAAGGAGCGACCTGGCAACCCGAGAAAAAACAATACTTTGCGACAAATCTGTTTTTTGAGAACAGCACACGAACCCACAAGAGCTTTGATGTTGCTGAAAAAAAATTAGGGATTGAAGTAATCGAGTTTGAAGAAAGTATGAGCTCGGTAAAAAAAGGTGAGACGCTTTATGATACAGTGCTGACAATGTCAGCAATCGGAGTGGATGTGGCAGTCATTCGTCATGGAGAAGAAAACTATTATGACGAATTGATTCAAAGCAAAACAATTCAATGTTCCATCATTAACGGTGGAGACGGTAGTGGTCAGCATCCTACGCAATGTTTATTAGATTTGATGACAATATATGAAGAATTTAAGCACTTTGAAGGATTAAAAATTGCAATCGTTGGTGATATCACACACTCTAGAGTCGCAAAATCAAACATGCAAATGCTGAAACGACTTGGTGCCACAATCTTTTTCTCAGGACCAGAAGAATGGTACGACAAGCAATTTGAAGCATATGGGCACTATATGCCTTTAGAGGAAGTAGTAGAGACAGTAGATGTGATGATGCTGCTTAGAGTGCAACATGAACGTCATGATGGATCAGAACTGTTTTCAAAAGAAGAGTATCATCAACAATACGGTTTAACTGTTGAACGAGCGAAACGACTACAAAAACATGCAGTCATTATGCATCCAGCTCCTGTCAATCGGGATGTTGAATTAGCGGATTCTTTAGTTGAAGGGATTCAATCCAGAATTATTCAGCAGATGAGCAATGGCGTTTATATGAGAATGGCAATCTTAGAAGCAGTATTACATGGAAAGGCATAGGTGAACAAAATGAAAACACTTATCAAAAATGGAAGAATCATAAAAAAAGACAATCAATTGATACCAGCAGAAATTTGGATAGAAGATGGAAAAATCAGAGCAATTGGTGAAACCTTTGATGAATCTGAATTTGAAAAAGTATACGATGCAAAAGGTCAACTGATCACTCCAGGGTTAGTTGATGTTCATGTTCACCTAAGAGAACCTGGGTTTACTTATAAAGAAACAATCGAAACAGGCAGTAAATCAGCTGCAAGAGGCGGATACACAACCGTTTGCGCTATGCCTAACTTAAACCCTGTACCAGATACTGCAGAAAAATTAAAAGAAGTTTATGACATTATTGAAGAAAACGCTGTGGTAAAAGTGTTGCAATATGCACCAATCACAGAAGAATTACGCAGTGAAACATTAACCGATCAAAAAGCGTTAAAAGCAGTTGGCGCTTTCGCGTTTACAAATGACGGGGTAGGCGTACAAACTGCAGGTACAATGTATCTTGCAATGAAAGAAGCAGCAGCGATCGACATGGCGATCGTAGCTCATACAGAAGATGAATCACTTCTCTTTGGCGGAGTCATGCATGAAGGAGAGATTTCGAAAAAATTAGGTTTACCAGGAATTTTAAGTTCTACAGAAGCCTCACAAATCGCTCGAGATGTTGTTTTAGCAGGTGAAACAGGTGTGCATTATCATGTCTGTCACGTTTCAACAAAAGAAAGTGTTCGTGTGATACGGGATGCTAAACGAGCTGGAATTCATGTTACAGCGGAAGTAGCTCCTCACCACTTGATTTTGATTGATGAAGATATTCCAGAAGATAATGGTTTTTGGAAAATGAATCCACCACTTAGAGCAACATCTGATCGTGATGCGTTAATCGAAGGTTTACTTGATGGTACGATTGATTGTATTGCTACTGACCACGCACCCCATGGACTAGAAGAAAAAAATCAGACCTTCTTAAAAGCACCATTTGGAATTGTCGGAAGTGAAACAGCTTTTCAACTGATTTATACCCATTTTGTTGTAACTGGGAAATTCACTTTAGAACAAGTAATCAATTGGATGGCAACAAAACCAGCAGAGATTTTTGGTTTAGATGCTGGTACACTTACAATCGGAAGTCCTGCGGATATCGCCGTTTTCGACTTGCTGTCTGAAGAGGAAATTGATGATAAAGATTTTGAATCATTAGGCGTCAATACTCCATTTGTTGGTTGGAAAGTCAAAGGGAATACACTAATGACATTTGTTGATGGACAATCAGCATGGTCTAAAGAGGAGGCATAAATTTGAAGCGACTATTGATACTAGAAGACGGAACCGTTTTTGAAGGAAAAGCGTTTGGTGCAGATGTTAATGTTGTTGGAGAGGTCGTCTTTACAACAAGCATGACAGGCTATCAAGAAGCAATCACTGACCAAAGTTTCAATGGTCAAATTATTACATTTACTTATCCAATGGTTGGTAATTATGGTGTCAATCGCGATGATTATGAATCAATCTCCCCAACTTGTAAAGGTGTAGTCGTCAAAGAACATGCCAGACTTGCTTCAAATTGGCGTGCACAAATGACATTAGATGAATTTTTGAAAAGAAAAGGGATTCCTGGAATTTCAGGAATTGATACACGTGCGCTAACAAGAAAACTTCGTTCAGTCGGAACAATGAAAGCCGCTTTTGTTGATGCAGACGATGATTTGACCCATGAATTTGATCAGCTCAAAGCAACAGTTTTACCTAAAAATCAAGTGGCTCAGGTGTCCACAACGAAACCATATCCAAGTCCAGGTATCGGCCGTAATGTTGTGGTAGTTGATTTTGGATTGAAACATAGCATATTACGTGAGTTATCAAAACGTCATTGTAATTTGACAGTTTTACCTTATAATACGCCTGCTGAAACGATTTTAGAACTTTCTCCAGATGGTGTCATGCTAACGAATGGACCAGGAGATCCTAAAGATGTGCCAGAAGCAATCGAAATGATTCAAGCAATTCAAGGGAAAGTGCCGATTTTTGGAATTTGTCTAGGGCATCAACTATTTGCTTTAGCAAATGGAGCTGACACTTACAAAATGAAATTTGGTCATCGGGGATTAAATCATCCTGTCAGAGAAATTGCAACAGGAAGAATCGATTTCACTTCGCAAAATCATGGATATGCAGTGGATGAAACAACCGTCGATCCTGAAAAATTGTTGGTTACCCATGTTGAAGTAAATGATGGTTCTGTTGAAGGCGTTAGACATCGTCAACATCCAGCTTTTACGGTGCAGTATCATCCTGATGCAGCACCAGGACCACACGACGGCCTTCATTTGTTTGATGAGTTTATGGAATTAATGGATGCATGGAAGGAGCAAGACTAATGCCAAAAAGAACAGACATTAAAAAAATCATGGTTATCGGTTCAGGTCCAATCATCATTGGCCAAGCGGCGGAATTTGATTATGCGGGTACGCAGGCATGTCTTGCTTTAAGAGAAGAAGGATATGAAGTTGTTTTGGTCAATTCAAACCCAGCAACAATCATGACAGATAAAGAAATTGCGGATCAGGTTTACATTGAACCGATTACTTTGGAATTTGTTTCACGTATTTTACGAAAAGAACGTCCAGATGCATTATTGCCAACGCTGGGAGGTCAAACAGGACTGAATATGGCGATGGAATTAGCTGCTTCAGGTATTTTAGATGAACTTAATGTAGAATTACTAGGAACAAAATTAAATGCGATCGATCAAGCAGAAGACCGCGATTTGTTTAAGCAGTTAATGGAAGACTTAGATCAGCCGATTCCTGAAAGTGAAATTGTTAATACAGTGGCACAAGCGGTAGCGTTTGCGAATACGATTGGTTATCCAATTATCGTGCGTCCTGCATTTACCTTAGGCGGTACTGGTGGTGGGATGTGTGATAATGAAGAAGAACTAAGGATCATCGCTGAAAATGGTCTGAAATTATCTCCTGTAACCCAATGTTTGATTGAAAAAAGTATTGCTGGCTTTAAAGAAATCGAATATGAAGTGATGCGTGATTCAGCTGATAACGCAATCGTTGTGTGTAACATGGAAAACTTCGACCCTGTGGGAATCCATACAGGGGATTCAATCGTTTTTGCACCGAGTCAAACATTATCTGATCATGAATATCAAATGCTCCGTGATGCATCTTTGAAAATTATCCGAGCTTTAAAAATAGAGGGTGGCTGTAATGTTCAATTAGCTTTAGATCCTCACAGTTTCAACTATTACGTTATTGAAGTGAATCCACGTGTTTCACGCTCATCCGCATTAGCGAGTAAAGCAACGGGTTATCCAATCGCTAAATTAGCAGCAAAAATTGCTGTGGGTCTAACATTAGATGAAATGAAAAATCCAGTCACTGAAACAACATATGCAGAATTTGAGCCAGCTTTAGATTATGTCGTAGCAAAAATCCCACGCTGGCCTTTCGATAAGTTTGAAAAAGGCGAACGCCGTTTAGGGACTCAAATGAAAGCGACTGGTGAGGTCATGGCAATTGGCCGTAACATTGAAGAGTCATTGTTAAAGGCAGTCCGATCACTTGAAATCGGGGCATATCATAACGAGCTAAAAGAAATAAAAGATGTCAGCGATGAGTTATTAACTGAAAAAATCGTGAAAGCGCAAGATGATCGGTTGTTTTATCTATCAGAAGCAATTCGTCGAGGTTTCACAATCGAAGATTTAGCGATGCTTACCAAAATCGATTTATTCTTCTTAGATAAACTACTTCACATTTTCGAGTTGGAAACAGCATTAACAGAAAATATCAAAGATGTTGAGATTCTAAAAGAAGCCAAACAAAATGGGTTTACTGACAGAAAAATTGCTGAACTATGGCAATTGAATGAGCAAGCTGTTGCAGATTATCGTCACGAACAAAAAATTCTTCCTGTCTATAAAATGGTCGATACTTGTGCGGCAGAATTCGAATCTCAAACACCGTATTTTTACAGTACTTATGAATATGAAAACGAAAGTATTCGCTCCGAGAAACCTTCTGTACTAGTTCTAGGTTCAGGACCAATCAGAATCGGACAAGGAGTGGAGTTTGATTATGCAACTGTTCACTCTGTAAAAGCGATTCAAGAAGCTGGTTTTGAAGCAATTATTATGAATAGTAATCCAGAAACTGTCTCAACCGACTTCTCGATTTCAGATAAACTTTATTTTGAACCGTTAACACTAGAAGATGTTATGAACGTGATCGAATTAGAGCAACCGACAGGTGTTATTGTTCAGTTTGGCGGTCAAACAGCAATCAACTTAGCTGAA is a genomic window of Enterococcus haemoperoxidus ATCC BAA-382 containing:
- the pyrR gene encoding bifunctional pyr operon transcriptional regulator/uracil phosphoribosyltransferase PyrR, translated to MQKKEVVDAVTMKRALTRITYEIIERNKGIQDIVLVGIKTRGIYIAQRIAERLKQLEHIEVPVGELDITLYRDDMDGQSMKERSLEEPELHSSDIPVSLEGKEVILIDDVLFTGRTIRAAMDAVMDLGRPRKISLAVLVDRGHRELPIRADYVGKNIPTSMAEEIIVEVEEKDGADRILIASTEE
- a CDS encoding solute carrier family 23 protein, yielding MTEKKFRNDEAVLDIHDRPKTVHWVGLSLQHLFTMFGATVLVPILVGIDPGIALVSSGLGTIVYLFVTKGKIPAYLGSSFAFIAAMQMLMKSDGYPAIAQGAITTGLVYLIVSIIISKIGSAWLDKILPPIVVGPVVMVIGLGLASNAANNAMFNNGEYDFKFIAVALITLGLTIFYNMFFKGFLGLIPILLGIVSGYLVALVFGIVDIEPIKNAAWFAMPNFEIPFVQYQPKLYLNAITTMAPIAFVTMTEHIGHLMVLNKLTKRNFFQEPGLSKTLMGDGAAQIVAGLVGGPPVTSYGENIGVLAITRVHSVFVIAGAAVFAVGLGFVGKLSAIILSIPGPVISGISFVLFGVIAASGLKILIDNQINFDKKKNLLIASVILVIGIGGLVFKLDTFELSSMALATVLGIILNLILPETARSEEKV
- a CDS encoding aspartate carbamoyltransferase catalytic subunit — protein: MIITSERISLKHLLTVEALSDQEVMGLIHRAQEFKQGATWQPEKKQYFATNLFFENSTRTHKSFDVAEKKLGIEVIEFEESMSSVKKGETLYDTVLTMSAIGVDVAVIRHGEENYYDELIQSKTIQCSIINGGDGSGQHPTQCLLDLMTIYEEFKHFEGLKIAIVGDITHSRVAKSNMQMLKRLGATIFFSGPEEWYDKQFEAYGHYMPLEEVVETVDVMMLLRVQHERHDGSELFSKEEYHQQYGLTVERAKRLQKHAVIMHPAPVNRDVELADSLVEGIQSRIIQQMSNGVYMRMAILEAVLHGKA
- a CDS encoding dihydroorotase, translated to MKTLIKNGRIIKKDNQLIPAEIWIEDGKIRAIGETFDESEFEKVYDAKGQLITPGLVDVHVHLREPGFTYKETIETGSKSAARGGYTTVCAMPNLNPVPDTAEKLKEVYDIIEENAVVKVLQYAPITEELRSETLTDQKALKAVGAFAFTNDGVGVQTAGTMYLAMKEAAAIDMAIVAHTEDESLLFGGVMHEGEISKKLGLPGILSSTEASQIARDVVLAGETGVHYHVCHVSTKESVRVIRDAKRAGIHVTAEVAPHHLILIDEDIPEDNGFWKMNPPLRATSDRDALIEGLLDGTIDCIATDHAPHGLEEKNQTFLKAPFGIVGSETAFQLIYTHFVVTGKFTLEQVINWMATKPAEIFGLDAGTLTIGSPADIAVFDLLSEEEIDDKDFESLGVNTPFVGWKVKGNTLMTFVDGQSAWSKEEA
- a CDS encoding carbamoyl phosphate synthase small subunit encodes the protein MKRLLILEDGTVFEGKAFGADVNVVGEVVFTTSMTGYQEAITDQSFNGQIITFTYPMVGNYGVNRDDYESISPTCKGVVVKEHARLASNWRAQMTLDEFLKRKGIPGISGIDTRALTRKLRSVGTMKAAFVDADDDLTHEFDQLKATVLPKNQVAQVSTTKPYPSPGIGRNVVVVDFGLKHSILRELSKRHCNLTVLPYNTPAETILELSPDGVMLTNGPGDPKDVPEAIEMIQAIQGKVPIFGICLGHQLFALANGADTYKMKFGHRGLNHPVREIATGRIDFTSQNHGYAVDETTVDPEKLLVTHVEVNDGSVEGVRHRQHPAFTVQYHPDAAPGPHDGLHLFDEFMELMDAWKEQD
- the carB gene encoding carbamoyl-phosphate synthase large subunit, producing MPKRTDIKKIMVIGSGPIIIGQAAEFDYAGTQACLALREEGYEVVLVNSNPATIMTDKEIADQVYIEPITLEFVSRILRKERPDALLPTLGGQTGLNMAMELAASGILDELNVELLGTKLNAIDQAEDRDLFKQLMEDLDQPIPESEIVNTVAQAVAFANTIGYPIIVRPAFTLGGTGGGMCDNEEELRIIAENGLKLSPVTQCLIEKSIAGFKEIEYEVMRDSADNAIVVCNMENFDPVGIHTGDSIVFAPSQTLSDHEYQMLRDASLKIIRALKIEGGCNVQLALDPHSFNYYVIEVNPRVSRSSALASKATGYPIAKLAAKIAVGLTLDEMKNPVTETTYAEFEPALDYVVAKIPRWPFDKFEKGERRLGTQMKATGEVMAIGRNIEESLLKAVRSLEIGAYHNELKEIKDVSDELLTEKIVKAQDDRLFYLSEAIRRGFTIEDLAMLTKIDLFFLDKLLHIFELETALTENIKDVEILKEAKQNGFTDRKIAELWQLNEQAVADYRHEQKILPVYKMVDTCAAEFESQTPYFYSTYEYENESIRSEKPSVLVLGSGPIRIGQGVEFDYATVHSVKAIQEAGFEAIIMNSNPETVSTDFSISDKLYFEPLTLEDVMNVIELEQPTGVIVQFGGQTAINLAEPLVKQGVKILGTSIEDLDRAENRDLFEQALQALDIPQPPGDTATSAEEAVAVANKIGYPVLVRPSYVLGGRAMEIVENQKDLEDYMRNAVKASPEHPVLVDSYLLGKECEVDAICDGQTVLIPGIMEHIERAGVHSGDSMAVYPPQTLSKEIQQTIADYTRKLAIGLNCVGMMNIQFVIHEEKVYVIEVNPRASRTVPFLSKITGIPMAQVATKAILGEKLTDLGYQDGLYHESKQVHIKAPVFSFTKLQKVDTYLGPEMKSTGEVMGSDYSLEKALYKAFEASGLHLPSFGAVLFTIADETKEEALALAKRFNEIGYSLIATKGTADFLADNGLSVKTVLKINQGGETVLDLIRSGEAQVVVNTMDKNRSDLNQDGFLIRREAVEHGVPLFTSLDTAEAILKVLESRAFSTESI